A DNA window from Arachis duranensis cultivar V14167 chromosome 3, aradu.V14167.gnm2.J7QH, whole genome shotgun sequence contains the following coding sequences:
- the LOC127745633 gene encoding uncharacterized protein LOC127745633: protein MASDWSIVDSGTARLLAWDTCCDRFAILESAIPPRLPVFPKGSSSKRAREAAAVASSASVQVCILLYDGTSNILMRSVGTYSEPAVCCFNPPSFSLITPFYPLLCFLCHRRTFYFFRHDHSSNPSQETGSLRSAANWVNSPWKLFWSHQELGCTSEIERQRTRSWNSCLKIFGRH from the exons ATGGCTAGTGACTGGTCAATTGTTGACTCTGGAACTGCAAGGCTTCTTGCTTGGGATACATGCTGTGACAGATTTGCTATATTGGAATCAGCAATTCCCCCAAGACTTCCTGTATTTCCCAAGGGTAGTTCATCAAAAAGAGCAAGAGAGGCAGCTGCAGTAGCTTCTTCAGCTTCTGTTCAAGTCTGCATCTTATTATATGATGGAACATCAAATATACTAATGAGATCTGTTGGTACATACAGTGAACCG GCCGTGTGCTGCTTCAACCCTCCTTCATTCTCGCTTATCACTCCCTTCTATCCGCTCTTGTGCTTCCTCTGCCACCGACGCACCTTTTACTTCTTCAGACACGATCACTCCTCCAACCCCTCTCAA GAAACGGGTAGTCTTCGGAGTGCAGCCAACTGGGTCAATTCACCTTGGAAACTATTTTGGAGCCATCAAGAATTGGGTTGCACTTCAG AAATTGAGAGACAGAGGACGAGGTCTTGGAATTCTTGTCTCAAAATTTTTGGAAGACACTAA